One Planktothrix serta PCC 8927 DNA segment encodes these proteins:
- a CDS encoding retropepsin-like aspartic protease yields the protein MKSFTSLVVVLVWVFPFAAKTLANPMTDSQNLEPPLVRTNLGSNTTMLLSVFPLNAIVKLQGLNLPPPKTIGQTTIPLQLLEGSQVFTLQLSIGGKSGSFLLDTGASTTMITTALAQQLGLKGEPISNEGLDYAVAGDDCPNMNAILHHLPPLVINQVRVEELQGLEFSTSVIPEDLFGVLGMDFLRNFDVKLNPQTRQLQLLSPSALPPESVAEAIPLKSRLGVMLTTIYINGKGPFTFLLDTGADTIFISKQLANQLQLDVATRQEIQVQGFCGLEDAERSRLEKVSVQGYDQNNLEVVILSSPVLDLLQIDGIIGQSFLNQYQQYWRFNSPAQSGDFQGSLLLVPLQ from the coding sequence ATGAAATCCTTCACTTCCCTGGTGGTGGTTTTAGTTTGGGTTTTTCCCTTTGCTGCTAAGACTTTGGCAAATCCAATGACTGATTCTCAAAATTTAGAACCCCCTTTAGTCCGTACTAATTTGGGTTCAAATACTACAATGTTATTAAGTGTTTTTCCTCTAAATGCGATTGTGAAACTTCAGGGTTTGAATTTACCGCCTCCAAAAACCATCGGGCAAACTACAATTCCTCTGCAATTGTTAGAAGGAAGTCAAGTGTTTACCCTGCAACTTTCCATTGGCGGAAAATCCGGTAGCTTTTTATTAGATACCGGGGCATCTACAACGATGATTACCACCGCCCTCGCCCAACAGTTAGGTTTAAAAGGGGAACCGATTTCTAATGAAGGATTAGACTATGCGGTGGCGGGGGATGATTGTCCGAATATGAATGCAATTTTGCATCATTTACCCCCGTTGGTGATTAATCAAGTTCGAGTGGAAGAATTGCAGGGTTTGGAATTTTCAACTTCTGTAATTCCAGAGGATTTATTTGGGGTTTTAGGAATGGATTTTTTAAGGAATTTTGATGTTAAATTAAATCCTCAAACCCGACAATTACAGTTACTTTCTCCCTCGGCGTTACCACCTGAATCTGTAGCAGAAGCTATCCCGTTAAAAAGTCGTTTAGGGGTGATGTTAACGACTATTTATATTAATGGTAAAGGGCCGTTTACCTTTTTGTTAGATACGGGGGCGGATACAATTTTTATCTCGAAACAGTTAGCGAATCAACTACAATTGGATGTGGCAACTCGTCAAGAGATTCAAGTTCAGGGTTTTTGTGGTTTGGAAGATGCAGAACGTTCTCGGTTAGAAAAAGTTTCTGTTCAGGGTTATGATCAAAATAATTTAGAAGTGGTGATTTTATCGTCCCCAGTTTTAGATTTATTACAAATAGATGGGATTATCGGTCAAAGTTTCTTGAATCAATATCAACAATATTGGCGATTTAATTCCCCTGCCCAATCTGGCGATTTTCAAGGCAGTTTGTTATTAGTTCCTCTTCAATAA
- a CDS encoding lecithin retinol acyltransferase family protein, translating into MARGDQIYVFREFYNLEGLYEHHGIDCGDGSVIHYRKPSEIIERTSLDTFSKGQKIHQRRYPIRYIPDTVLNRAQSRLGEKQYNLLFNNCEHFATWCVTGVSKSQQVENFIPLLRDINVDTLSDPLKQAFMGTPPQDANHLLNQVLAEIRVAWDDVHPQYKQALDEMNSWNRVAVEALKRNREDLAREAIKRKLTAKKRATELEESLEKLASMTQNLLQNQTDIS; encoded by the coding sequence ATGGCAAGAGGCGACCAAATCTATGTTTTTCGAGAATTTTATAACCTAGAAGGTTTATATGAACATCATGGCATTGACTGTGGGGATGGAAGCGTCATTCATTATCGCAAACCCAGTGAAATTATTGAACGAACTTCCCTAGATACCTTTTCCAAAGGTCAAAAAATTCATCAGCGACGGTATCCCATTCGTTATATTCCCGATACCGTCCTTAATCGTGCTCAAAGTCGCTTAGGAGAAAAACAATATAATTTACTATTTAATAATTGTGAACACTTTGCAACTTGGTGTGTTACCGGGGTCAGTAAAAGTCAACAGGTTGAAAATTTTATTCCGCTTCTTCGTGATATTAATGTTGATACCTTATCTGATCCTCTCAAACAAGCCTTCATGGGAACACCACCACAAGATGCCAATCATTTGTTAAATCAAGTGTTAGCGGAAATTCGGGTGGCGTGGGATGATGTTCATCCTCAATATAAACAAGCTTTAGACGAGATGAATTCTTGGAATCGAGTCGCTGTAGAGGCGTTGAAACGAAATCGAGAAGATTTAGCACGCGAAGCCATCAAACGCAAACTAACCGCTAAAAAACGGGCTACAGAATTAGAAGAGAGTTTAGAAAAGTTAGCCTCTATGACTCAAAATCTTCTCCAAAATCAAACGGATATTTCCTAA
- a CDS encoding NUDIX hydrolase — MFRNPISTRLFVVVVVRSDNRFLLIQEVMGNRPWYFPGGRVEPGETFVAAAKRETLEEAGIPIILEGILRIQHLPHPTGQSRIGVFFLARPEGNTPPKTKPDHESLGAKWFTLTEVEQLPLRTKFVKPIIAEVLTEGAVYPLQLILPEGNFIGLGNR; from the coding sequence ATGTTTCGTAATCCGATCTCAACAAGATTATTTGTTGTGGTTGTTGTGCGTTCTGACAACCGCTTTTTGCTAATTCAGGAAGTCATGGGCAACCGTCCCTGGTATTTTCCCGGCGGACGGGTGGAACCTGGGGAAACCTTTGTGGCGGCTGCAAAACGAGAAACTTTAGAAGAAGCAGGAATTCCGATTATCCTGGAAGGGATTTTGAGAATTCAGCATCTCCCCCACCCCACCGGACAGTCCCGCATCGGAGTATTTTTTTTAGCCCGTCCTGAAGGCAATACTCCCCCGAAAACTAAACCGGATCACGAAAGTTTAGGCGCGAAATGGTTTACTTTAACAGAAGTAGAACAATTACCCTTAAGAACTAAATTTGTAAAACCCATTATTGCTGAGGTGTTAACAGAGGGAGCAGTTTACCCCTTACAGTTAATTCTACCCGAAGGAAATTTTATCGGGCTAGGGAACAGATAA
- a CDS encoding putative bifunctional diguanylate cyclase/phosphodiesterase, with protein MTRDRFLSKNLAIQVASLYAFLSSIWVFSSDQLLAFLAPNSQSLTLIQSIKGGVFVLITSVLLYFFVRLGTRRLENSEQRYRTLFFAHPQPMWVYDLQNLKFLAVNQAAIQHYGYSEAEFLLMKITEIRPSEDIPRLLDSLSQIQMGYNRIGLWRHQKKDGTLIAVEVTGHTLEWKGQFSEVVLAQDVTERLQTKAQLERHAFNDLLTGLANRSLLLERLQFAIQHPQKKIKNFAVLSLDIDRFKPLKYGFGHLLAEQLLIAVAQRLQTCVSSKDLVARVGTDEFAILFTDIADSNVLSDKIERIHAALDFPFRLDTVTISSATSIGVVLDQFQSQRPEDYLQAADTAMYYAKQKGRGATVFYEPSMATVVAEHLQLEADLQRAIERHQLSLNYQPIVSLKTQQIVGFEALVRWSHPQRGFVSPIQLIKLAEKAGLIVSMGQLVLSQACQHLLQWKPQFPNLYVSVNLSEIQLRHPNLIAEVEQVLKSLQLPPFSLKLEITESNLMENINHATELLEQLKALKIRLLIDDFGTGYSSLSYLQQLPVDTLKIDRSFVQNIQVGNKDFEIAKTIINLAHSLGLEVVAEGIETGHQVEILAQLGCEFGQGYLFSPPLVDTEVMNFLNQYSVREQGTENREQGIA; from the coding sequence GTTTTAATTACGAGTGTCCTGCTCTACTTTTTTGTACGTTTAGGAACTCGTCGTTTAGAGAACTCGGAACAACGGTATCGAACCTTATTTTTTGCTCATCCCCAACCCATGTGGGTGTATGACTTGCAAAACCTAAAATTTCTAGCCGTTAATCAAGCCGCGATTCAACATTATGGCTATTCAGAAGCGGAATTTCTGTTGATGAAAATTACAGAAATTCGACCGTCTGAAGATATTCCGCGCCTATTAGATAGCCTGTCTCAAATTCAGATGGGATACAATCGCATTGGACTCTGGCGACATCAGAAAAAAGATGGAACTTTAATCGCCGTAGAAGTTACAGGTCATACTTTAGAATGGAAAGGGCAGTTTTCTGAAGTGGTTTTAGCTCAAGATGTTACCGAACGGTTGCAAACGAAAGCTCAACTTGAACGCCATGCTTTTAATGATTTACTTACCGGATTAGCTAACCGTAGTTTATTATTAGAACGCTTACAATTTGCCATTCAACATCCCCAAAAAAAAATTAAGAATTTTGCCGTTTTATCCTTAGATATTGATCGGTTTAAACCGCTTAAATATGGCTTTGGCCATCTATTAGCCGAACAACTGTTAATTGCAGTTGCCCAACGACTTCAAACCTGTGTCAGTTCAAAAGATTTAGTCGCTAGAGTTGGAACGGATGAATTTGCAATTTTATTCACGGATATTGCTGATTCTAATGTTTTAAGCGACAAAATTGAACGCATTCATGCTGCTTTAGATTTTCCCTTTCGCTTAGATACAGTGACGATTTCATCCGCCACCAGTATTGGTGTTGTGTTGGATCAATTCCAAAGTCAACGTCCTGAAGATTATCTACAAGCAGCAGATACTGCTATGTATTATGCCAAACAAAAAGGACGAGGAGCAACGGTATTTTATGAACCCAGTATGGCAACGGTTGTGGCGGAACATCTGCAATTAGAAGCCGATTTACAACGGGCAATTGAACGTCATCAACTGAGTTTAAATTATCAACCGATTGTTTCACTTAAAACTCAACAAATAGTCGGATTTGAAGCCTTAGTACGTTGGTCTCATCCTCAACGGGGGTTTGTGTCTCCCATTCAGCTAATTAAACTAGCAGAAAAAGCCGGATTAATTGTCTCAATGGGACAATTAGTTCTATCCCAAGCTTGTCAGCATTTATTACAATGGAAACCACAATTTCCTAACTTATATGTGAGTGTGAATCTCTCGGAAATTCAACTCCGGCATCCCAATTTAATTGCAGAAGTTGAACAGGTTTTAAAGTCTTTACAACTTCCCCCCTTTAGCCTTAAATTGGAAATTACCGAAAGCAATCTGATGGAGAATATTAACCATGCAACAGAATTATTAGAGCAATTAAAAGCCTTAAAAATTCGATTGTTAATTGATGATTTTGGCACGGGATATTCTTCTTTGAGTTATTTACAACAGTTACCCGTAGATACCTTAAAAATAGATCGCTCTTTTGTGCAAAATATCCAAGTCGGGAATAAGGATTTTGAGATTGCCAAAACCATTATTAACCTGGCTCATAGTTTAGGTTTAGAAGTTGTTGCTGAAGGAATTGAAACGGGTCATCAAGTGGAAATTTTAGCGCAACTCGGCTGTGAATTTGGACAAGGATATCTATTCTCGCCTCCCCTGGTCGATACTGAGGTGATGAATTTTCTCAATCAATATAGCGTTAGGGAACAGGGAACAGAGAACAGGGAACAGGGAATAGCTTAA